TTTCGTGTTGCTTATCAATAGAAGAACAGTGAGGGGTTTCATTGAAATGAAACCACCAAGTCATGTTTGCATCATAGTCCAGAAGAAACATAAAagcctttttcttttctttttgttcaGGGTGCAATCCCACACAGAGGACATTTATTTTAAAAGCCTGTAGATGCATTTAAGAAAGAATTTTCTTTACCAGAGCTCGGTACGCAAAAGCATTTACCAATCAGCCTCCGCACAACATCGTTGGGCTGGACACGCAAGCAAGAACAATCAAATTAATAGGCTTAAGACAGCGGGGGTTTCAGTGATTTATTTACTTTTAAATTTCAGAAGTGTATTTATAGGTTTCAAAAAATTCAGACAAATTAGATCACGGGATTGCTGGTACACACTGTGGGTTGGCAGAAAATTTGTGCAaaatataggaggaagaaattcAGTCACGGtctgaacaaacaacacaaataCTACAGTATGATGATCTAAAATGAGACAATTGCAGCAACACTATCTGCTGTTATTGATCATCATATAATTTTTTCTTGATTTTTTAAAAAGAACAGGGAGGGAGCTCCCCATGCTCCATTTCATTGAAATGAAACCAACAAGCCATGTTTACATCACAGTCCAGTTTGTTCAGAGTGCAATCCCACACACCTGAGATTTATTTTCAAAACCTGCAGATGCACTTGAGAAAAACAGAAATTAGCCAGAGCTCGATACACAAAAGCATTTTCTAATCAGGCTCCACACAACATCGCTGAGCCTGGGCTCGACACACGGGTAAGAATGAACAATGAAATTAATAGGATCATCGATAGCATCATAGTACTAACACAGTTTAGCAGAAAACCTTTCAAACTACCACATAGGCTGAAAATGTCACCAGTTCGTTACGAAAACAAACTTATCACCAAAAACCAAAACAGAGTCTTGGAAATAGAGTACAGGTACAGAAAAAGCTAATTAAACTCAATAAGATGGAACCAAATAGAGTTGCTCCTCCAAATTTTGCTGCCATCTTTGAGATCAGACCTTCTCTACTCCTGTACCCAGCAAAGCCACAAGTTCAATAACTGCCTTCATACATGACTTCCAAATCCTTCTGATCTGAAATTCATGAATTGAGCTCTCAAGAGCTGCCATAATTTCTCCAAAGTTACTTTATACAGAGTTTAAATAGGAAAAGCCGCATTCATATCATAGTTGGTGCAGGTGCAACAATGCAACTATATCACTCTTCTGTTGCAACAATTTCAAAACAGAATTGTGTAGTAACTTGAAGACTCAGTGCGGTTACCAAAGGACCATAGATATTCGCCTGCCGTTTTCCTTATAAAAAACTAGATAGGTTACCAAATCAGTAATATTAACAAATAGTCCTAGAAAGCAGCAGACATCATCCAGCAAGGCTATAAAGCAGGAAACGAACATTAAACCAACGAAACTATATTATCCACACGTTTCAGAAATAACAGCATAAGCTAAATCACTGCACATGAGTAACCAAATCACTATATTCCAGTCTGAACTGAGGACAATGTCAGATAAGAACTTATGCCTACTTGGTAAGTATTTCACAATCTCTCCTAGTTCAACTCCGGGAAGCATTCACCCCTACACAAAcagtagcataagcacctgcaaGCCCTGGAACACTAATCAGCGACTCTTGAGCAAATCCTTGGCCTTCAGAGCATGTGAGGGTGGCAATAAATGGCATGAATGCCAATGTCGTGTCTGTTACTTGCCACCAAAAGGCAGCCCTTACTTCGACAATTCTCAAGATGCCCCTTGTGAGATGCTCTATTGTGATGGTTGATATCATCCTGATTATTCTGCATGGGCACTAGTTTTTGGCGACGCTCCAAGTAGCAGATCAGACAGTATATCTTGTTGCCTTTCAGCTTTGACATCTCCTCCCGGAACTGTAGGTGAAGGAATCGCTCCTTTTCCATGTCGTCCGGTTCCTTCATGTATCAGAAAAGAAGTGACAAGAAAGATTACAATAGGATTCCAGATGCATCAAATTAGCTCCAATAAAAAGTAAGGACAAGACAACCAACATTACTGGACAAGCAAATTGGAGCAAAATTGAATTATGAGGGAGCAGGAATTGCATGCGACATAGTTTCTCTCATTCACCCACAGAAGTTCCATTGCCTAAGcaattaattattatttttttgGAGCAAAAGAGAGGCTTTCCCTCTCCGATTTCATATAAAGAAACCCAGTTCTAGTAACAGACTCCCTTACTTGACTCGCAACATACTAAGGCTACTGATCACAATTAACTATTGTTACCTCCCAAAGAATCCAGCAACTCAAAATTAGTAAGAATCACCTATTTGCAAATGGCATAAGTGGAATTGTTGCTTAAGTTGTGCAAATTAGGGTGATTATGCAACCATCATCCTATTCCGAAGCATAAAAAAGTGGGATCATCAAAACTCGCAAGAGACACAATCTCCCATTTGCAAAGTACATAAGGTGTATTTGTTGCTTAAATTCTGCAAATTAGGTGATCATGGAATCATGATCCCAATACGAATCCTAAAACAGCGGGGTCACCAGAACTCACAAAGTGataattatcatgatataaaaGAAGAGCAAGCAACAATTCCAGAagagagggggatcttcaatTACTCGAGGTACACCATCAATGCATCGAACCTAAACTGAATCTAATAGCAAATGTACAGCACTTGAAAAAAAAACAGCACATGACAAGGCAACAAAAAGTTCATAATTTGCACCTGGGGGATGATGGAAGAAGGGGACGCAGCAGGGCCGCTGGCCGTGGCAGCAGGGATGCTGGCAGCAGGTGCAGGAGACGAAGCTGGGCCTCTGGCCGTGGCAGCAGGGATGCTGGGAGCAAGTGCACGAGAAGAAGCTGGGCCGCTGGCCGTGGCAGGAGGCCTCACCCGGGCTGCGGGCGTAATACGGCggctcggaggaggaggagcggggcGAGCATGGTGCCGAAACCAGCCCCTCGGCGGACCATGGCGCGGAGCAGGTGGCGGGGCAACAGGGCCGAGGGTGGCCTGGGCATTCCCCCGCTTCCTCTTCCTGCCCACGACTAGGGTAAAGCCACCGTCATCTTCCAGCTTCCCGCCGGTGGCTGGGACCGACGACGCGGGGCCCGTGGGGACGGCAGCCGCCGGGTGGAGGATGATGTCATTGATGTCTCGGAGGAAGCCGTCCGGTGGGGTAGGGTCCTCGGAGGAGAGCAGCGCCCCGTCGAGGACGATGGTGCTGGTGGGGGAGAGGGCGCCGCGTGTCGGCGTGAGGCCCTCAGGCTCGGCGGCGAGAGGCGCGGGAGGGAGGAGCACCACGTTGGTGGCTGCGAGGGTGTCGAGTGGCGGCATTAGGTCCTCTGGGGAGATAGGCGCGGGGTGGATGAGGACtgcttcggcggcggcgcggttgACTCGTCGGCACCGCCGTTTCTTGGCTTCTTTGTTTCCCTCCGCCGTCTCCGCCCAGAAAGTTCTCTGGCGCAGGGCGGAGAACAGACGGCGCAGGAAATCGACTAGCCAAGCGCGCGTCGCGGCTCCGGGAAGCTTCATGGCGGCGGTGCGGGGAGGCGGAAGGGAAGCCGGGCAGGGGGGCGCGGAGGCGGAGCTGACGCCGAGGGGAGGGGGAAAGGCCGTTTGTCTTCCTCTGCTTTTTTTGGGAGCTGGCCGTTGGTTTGTTTGCGAGCGAGGGGATCAGAGGAGGGGAGAAGGGGGGTTTTTTAAAGTAGGGTGGAGCTCGGAATTGTACACGGTGAATTTTTTTCCGGTGTCAAGAGACAGTACAAAGAACACTAAAAGTAAAAAATTGCATCCAGGTCCATAGACCACCTAGCAACGTCTACAAGCACTAGAGCGAGCCGAAGAAGCGGCGCCGTCATCACCCCTTCATCACTGAAGCCGGGCAAACTTTGTTGCAGTAGACAGTCAGGaatcgtcgtgctaaggcccaaTAGGACCAGCGTGCCAGAACAGCAGccgccgccgatgaagagaaGCATAGACCAGAAGGATTAGACCTGAAAATCCCACGAACACATACGAACGGAGACCGGATCCAAGTGGATCAATCGAAGACAAACGCCGACCGAATCCCGTGAGATCCGTCGGAAACAAATCTCCACATAATCTCTGAAGATGCTAGACGAACGAGAACTAGGCGGGAAGAACCTTATTCCAATTTCAGGGAGTCGTCGTCGTCGTCTCGTCTTTCTAAATAGGACAAAAACTataaaaaaaactaaaaacaaaGTAAGAACCCTCCCGCCGGCAAGGGCCGAGATCCACTACGCCTTCGTGGCCTAAGACCACGGAAGACAAAATCGGTCTGCGGCGGCGCTAGCGGGAGGCTGGATTCCTAATCACCTTCGAAGCAACAACCGTTTACCACTTACAACTCTTTGTgaaataagttcatttttatcattagaaACAACAATAATGCCaactttcttagggacacaatgtgtaggagatatgccctagaggcaataataaataatgttatttatctccaagttcataattatgtttatgttccatgctataactgcaatgattatcgagtctgcaatatccacgaggctcggagggaaacTCATGTGCAGGTGTGGTATagtaaacggtaaaatgtattcttAGTCTTGCCTTTAAGActggctcatgtattgcatgataatcctgttttcctgatcatgggcatttCTATGCTGGCAATTTTGAGGGCACGATGTTGGTAGAGCACTTGTGTTGAATTGACccaaattgatgttatgctatgagattcttttcgtcacaagtttatggttaatatcacagagatagttaatgtttgcacaattccttagaccatgagggTATCGAGTTCCTTCGTGcttgcttcgtgaactttggggtttgttaaacgtcatccgtaactgggtggctattacggcggcttacgggttcacggaaaagtatggcaagtaacaagatagctcaagattgagatttgctcctccgacgatggaaagatattctcgggccctctcggtgttataGTATCCATAATCGCCTGGCCAGACACCTTATGATTTGATCACTAGGATGAcagaacacggaaacgagaaaagagaacgaaaccggtaacgaggtaacttgcatggtggacaaattgttcgtccacggggatgcaataaatctcatcTCGgatgtttgtgacatatcgcgaagcaacaggaatagctcactgcaactggaggttcactcgaatatttattcgtgtgggtataggggtcaatatgggtgtccacggctccgatgttgatcattgatcggaaggggttccgggtcatgtctataattcaccgaacctatagggtcacacgctcaagggtcatctatctgctgaatactagacagggagtctgcgagaaaatcaccgaaaaagtttcgaacaccggaaaagtttcgcagagagaggtcatcggatgagtttcggtaaaaccgaaaagttgtttcgggatatactattaagtcaaattggtttcggcacatgcctgataattcttggagggtgccagagtcattctggaaactttctggaattttccgggataaaagctggaaatgctccggagctgccggaaccacttcacatgcttttcgcagatgaaaatcactaatccCGAATTGTTACTAAatgcgttgaaaattattttagtgggtattgaaaatgttctaagcccacataaatattttcagttcgaacggacgctgaaaaatgtcgtcgtaaatagtgaaagtgctttttgggatatttatgGAAAGGCACCCTTTCGGGCTTTtcccaaaaggcttctagaaggacTTGGGGATCAAGGAACCCCCTTTGGGGGGACCCATGAAGGTGGGACGTTGGAGGGTGCAGCTCCTCCATGGGGCTCCACTTGTCATCCCATTAAGCCCTTTATGCCCTTTATGTGTGACATAAAGTGTGGGCATTCTGGGTTTTTCATGTGCCCCCTACCCCTTgggttttcctataaatagaggtggagaggcactctccacactcactctttctcacatataagtgccattgcaatgatctggcttctctctccctcctcgcgaaatagtttcgtagagccgaaaggctgtctgggttccggtgggaactagttctggacggcgaagccctgccggatagatgacactgtatgtgtgcaactctgtagagagattgtagtttcggtcttagtacgagagtgcctcccgaagggctgtccgtgtgaccgtccgagtttcgaaggtcctcccgaagggctgtccgcgacaccgtccgggggactgttcgaccgcctctCGGAGGGCTGTCCGAGGGGCAGATAAGGGTATAcattgatgtagggtggaaccctagatgcccgatctttcacgaaaggagcggatcccaatgaggaacacgaagaacacgagggaaaacacgagagaaacactcaaaccaacaaggtatagtcacacatatgctagatccaagtacacatagagatcacacggtccaaatccaacaagagacgatacatagggtaactgCTTATTCTCCGTGAGGTCTTGAGGGGGCCACCctagagggggtcttgaatccaacgtggatcttctccgaagaggggtcgcggtctctctcaaggagtagatccgtatggatgagcgaggctctatctcacatatgagctatcacaacgctgaccctagaaagagggaggaggaggagtatatatagtctaggtgggcgaaggggtacatgggcctcgggcccTTACACTGTGCGCACACaggggaggccggatgtccgggcgtcgggtcggatgtccgggccttcgcgaggtgccggatgtccgggcggtCGATGTTGGCCTTGATGCTCTGGATAGGCGgggcccggatgtccgggcgatGGGCCGGATGTCCGTAGGCTTGAGatgggtcggatgtccgggctggcgtggTCGGCCTCAGTGCTCTCTGGATAGAGGGTGCCAGATTTCCGGGcttcgggccggatgtccgggatcTGTAGGTGCTTGGCGGCTGTGCGGCTGCTGTGGACAATGCTCcaggggccagatgtccggggtcgtggccggatgtccggggcctggaagctgttcttgactccttccgttggttctcttcatccgtgaacttgaggacttgtccgtcttcacgtgcatcttcgaGGGGGTCCTCTTGATACCTAATCATGCACAACAtctcggacttaggtagtagccatgtctcgagtgaatcatatgtgatatcactaaggaaggaagtcacctcgttctcgagagctctagctcatgctcgtgtcataggttctcttggcacttggtgagacgatggtaggtccatggggatgaccgtaggatgctccgcatcatctcccctcccttgggaaagatccgacctcggatcgaaatcctcatcac
The sequence above is a segment of the Aegilops tauschii subsp. strangulata cultivar AL8/78 chromosome 6, Aet v6.0, whole genome shotgun sequence genome. Coding sequences within it:
- the LOC109780352 gene encoding uncharacterized protein, giving the protein MKLPGAATRAWLVDFLRRLFSALRQRTFWAETAEGNKEAKKRRCRRVNRAAAEAVLIHPAPISPEDLMPPLDTLAATNVVLLPPAPLAAEPEGLTPTRGALSPTSTIVLDGALLSSEDPTPPDGFLRDINDIILHPAAAVPTGPASSVPATGGKLEDDGGFTLVVGRKRKRGNAQATLGPVAPPPAPRHGPPRGWFRHHARPAPPPPSRRITPAARVRPPATASGPASSRALAPSIPAATARGPASSPAPAASIPAATASGPAASPSSIIPQEPDDMEKERFLHLQFREEMSKLKGNKIYCLICYLERRQKLVPMQNNQDDINHHNRASHKGHLENCRSKGCLLVASNRHDIGIHAIYCHPHML